The following are encoded together in the Scomber japonicus isolate fScoJap1 chromosome 20, fScoJap1.pri, whole genome shotgun sequence genome:
- the mazb gene encoding myc-associated zinc finger protein isoform X2 produces the protein MDAAWSNFLFQNTPTQNQVEGSLQSELMPVHTSSPQTPPTEHIAQPPSTVDTAALSEEPLPVKPVSRPPRVPHICAICNKQFKNNYNLRRHQSVHTGVRMKDRAREQAEGAKEGAAGQVAMAVAAPSVMAVGAGGRVERPTVPLSLLHLSAPPPLAPPGVLAGAQQPHLGSQDGEGVAMPNVMASVNPHAPPPAAVVMATGATVQRPANPNPNPVRKNHACETCGKAFRDVYHLNRHRLSHSDEKPFSCPICQQRFKRKDRMSHHVRSHQGGVEKPYVCPHCGKAFSRPDHLNSHVRQVHSSERPFKCPTCESSFATKDRLRAHMIRHEEKVPCHICGKLLSAAYITDHMRVHNQSQHHACHLCNRSFTTLTYLRVHAQKHHGQEWKDSPGGFGGTASGGILVCHLCGVHCKTPTQLQGHMGTHTNSQGAPSPVTSNVGASSSVSLSNMVTAPTVYVAGNTVVDLLVTDCSSIAAPQSHS, from the exons ATGGATGCTGCTTGGAGCAATTTTCTCTTCCAG AATACTCCCACCCAAAACCAAGTGGAGGGGAGCCTCCAATCAGAGCTCATGCCAGTGCATACGAGTTCTCCCCAAACCCCACCCACAGAGCACATAGCACAGCCTCCCTCGACTGTGGACACTGCTGCTCTCAGTGAGGAACCCCTGCCTG TGAAGCCAGTGTCTCGGCCGCCCCGCGTGCCCCACATCTGTGCCATCTGCAACAAGCAGTTCAAGAACAACTACAACCTGCGGCGGCACCAGTCGGTCCACACTGGGGTACGCATGAAGGACAGGGCCAGAGAGCAGGCGGAGGGGGCAAAGGAGGGAGCAGCCGGCCAGGTGGCGATGGCGGTGGCGGCCCCGTCGGTGATGGCGGTGGGGGCTggagggagggtggagaggCCCACAGTTCCCCTCTCCCTGCTACACCTCTCCGCACCTCCCCCTCTCGCCCCTCCCGGCGTGCTGGCGGGGGCCCAGCAGCCTCACCTGGGTAGTCAGGATGGTGAAGGGGTAGCCATGCCAAACGTAATGGCGAGTGTTAACCCCCATGCTCCGCCTCCTGCTGCTGTCGTCATGGCCACAGGGGCGACAGTACAG CGGCCCGCAAACCCCAACCCAAACCCGGTGAGGAAGAACCACGCCTGCGAGACGTGCGGGAAGGCCTTCCGCGATGTCTACCATCTCAACCGCCACCGCCTATCCCACTCAGACGAGAAGCCGTTCTCCTGTCCCATCTGCCAGCAGCGCTTCAAGAGGAAGGACCGCATGAGCCACCATGTGCGATCCCACCAGGGCGGTGTGGAGAAACCTTACGTCTGCCCCCACTGTGGCAAGGCTTTCTCAAG ACCTGACCATCTCAACAGTCATGTCAGACAGGTGCACTCCTCGGAGCGACCCTTTAAATGCCCG ACCTGTGAGTCCAGCTTTGCTACAAAGGATCGTTTGCGTGCGCACATGATTCGCCATGAGGAAAAGGTCCCGTGTCACATCTGTGGCAAGCTCCTGTCAGCTGCTTACATCACAGATCACATGAGGGTGCACAACCAGTCGCAACACCATGCCTGCCACCTCTGTAACCGCA GCTTCACCACACTGACGTACCTCCGTGTCCACGCCCAGAAGCACCATGGCCAGGAGTGGAAGGACAGCCCGGGAGGTTTTGGCGGCACGGCCTCTGGTGGCATACTCGTCTGCCACTTATGCGGCGTCCACTGCAAGACACCTACCCAGCTCCAGGGTCACATGGGCACCCACACCAACAGTCAGGGTGCCCCGAGCCCCGTCACTTCTAACGTGGGTGCCAGCAGCTCTGTCTCCCTTAGCAACATGGTGACAGCGCCCACTGTCTACGTCGCCGGTAATACGGTGGTGGACCTGCTTGTCACAGACTGCTCTAGCATTGCAGCGCCACAGTCCCACAGTTAG
- the mazb gene encoding myc-associated zinc finger protein isoform X1, with the protein MDAAWSNFLFQVGLNTPTQNQVEGSLQSELMPVHTSSPQTPPTEHIAQPPSTVDTAALSEEPLPVKPVSRPPRVPHICAICNKQFKNNYNLRRHQSVHTGVRMKDRAREQAEGAKEGAAGQVAMAVAAPSVMAVGAGGRVERPTVPLSLLHLSAPPPLAPPGVLAGAQQPHLGSQDGEGVAMPNVMASVNPHAPPPAAVVMATGATVQRPANPNPNPVRKNHACETCGKAFRDVYHLNRHRLSHSDEKPFSCPICQQRFKRKDRMSHHVRSHQGGVEKPYVCPHCGKAFSRPDHLNSHVRQVHSSERPFKCPTCESSFATKDRLRAHMIRHEEKVPCHICGKLLSAAYITDHMRVHNQSQHHACHLCNRSFTTLTYLRVHAQKHHGQEWKDSPGGFGGTASGGILVCHLCGVHCKTPTQLQGHMGTHTNSQGAPSPVTSNVGASSSVSLSNMVTAPTVYVAGNTVVDLLVTDCSSIAAPQSHS; encoded by the exons ATGGATGCTGCTTGGAGCAATTTTCTCTTCCAGGTAGGCTTG AATACTCCCACCCAAAACCAAGTGGAGGGGAGCCTCCAATCAGAGCTCATGCCAGTGCATACGAGTTCTCCCCAAACCCCACCCACAGAGCACATAGCACAGCCTCCCTCGACTGTGGACACTGCTGCTCTCAGTGAGGAACCCCTGCCTG TGAAGCCAGTGTCTCGGCCGCCCCGCGTGCCCCACATCTGTGCCATCTGCAACAAGCAGTTCAAGAACAACTACAACCTGCGGCGGCACCAGTCGGTCCACACTGGGGTACGCATGAAGGACAGGGCCAGAGAGCAGGCGGAGGGGGCAAAGGAGGGAGCAGCCGGCCAGGTGGCGATGGCGGTGGCGGCCCCGTCGGTGATGGCGGTGGGGGCTggagggagggtggagaggCCCACAGTTCCCCTCTCCCTGCTACACCTCTCCGCACCTCCCCCTCTCGCCCCTCCCGGCGTGCTGGCGGGGGCCCAGCAGCCTCACCTGGGTAGTCAGGATGGTGAAGGGGTAGCCATGCCAAACGTAATGGCGAGTGTTAACCCCCATGCTCCGCCTCCTGCTGCTGTCGTCATGGCCACAGGGGCGACAGTACAG CGGCCCGCAAACCCCAACCCAAACCCGGTGAGGAAGAACCACGCCTGCGAGACGTGCGGGAAGGCCTTCCGCGATGTCTACCATCTCAACCGCCACCGCCTATCCCACTCAGACGAGAAGCCGTTCTCCTGTCCCATCTGCCAGCAGCGCTTCAAGAGGAAGGACCGCATGAGCCACCATGTGCGATCCCACCAGGGCGGTGTGGAGAAACCTTACGTCTGCCCCCACTGTGGCAAGGCTTTCTCAAG ACCTGACCATCTCAACAGTCATGTCAGACAGGTGCACTCCTCGGAGCGACCCTTTAAATGCCCG ACCTGTGAGTCCAGCTTTGCTACAAAGGATCGTTTGCGTGCGCACATGATTCGCCATGAGGAAAAGGTCCCGTGTCACATCTGTGGCAAGCTCCTGTCAGCTGCTTACATCACAGATCACATGAGGGTGCACAACCAGTCGCAACACCATGCCTGCCACCTCTGTAACCGCA GCTTCACCACACTGACGTACCTCCGTGTCCACGCCCAGAAGCACCATGGCCAGGAGTGGAAGGACAGCCCGGGAGGTTTTGGCGGCACGGCCTCTGGTGGCATACTCGTCTGCCACTTATGCGGCGTCCACTGCAAGACACCTACCCAGCTCCAGGGTCACATGGGCACCCACACCAACAGTCAGGGTGCCCCGAGCCCCGTCACTTCTAACGTGGGTGCCAGCAGCTCTGTCTCCCTTAGCAACATGGTGACAGCGCCCACTGTCTACGTCGCCGGTAATACGGTGGTGGACCTGCTTGTCACAGACTGCTCTAGCATTGCAGCGCCACAGTCCCACAGTTAG